The Raphanus sativus cultivar WK10039 chromosome 2, ASM80110v3, whole genome shotgun sequence genome includes a region encoding these proteins:
- the LOC108828974 gene encoding uncharacterized protein LOC108828974 has protein sequence MALLPVKPLSFHRFQVFSGHHITPAVSTALTMVSAGFRSHHFVGLPSYDLCLHESVRHMRSIRSWSSRRRVSKTAGVSMPVASAEDLPAVSWDSWKPEKTTVAPSLSDVIWPAAGAFAAMAIMGRIDQMLNPKGISMSVAPLGAVSAILFTTPSAPAARKYNIFMAQIGCAAIGVLAFSIFGPGWLSRSTALAASIAFMVIARANHPPAASLPLLFIDGAKLQKLNFWYVLFPGAAACVLLCFLQEIVCYLKKNLKF, from the exons ATGGCTTTGCTTCCGGTGAAGCCTCTGTCTTTCCACCGCTTTCAGGTTTTCAGCGGGCATCATATTACTCCGGCGGTTTCAACAGCTCTGACAATGGTTTCTGCCGGTTTCAGAAGCCATCATTTTGTAGGGCTCCCGTCTTATGATCTATGTCTCCATGAATCTGTAAGGCATATGAGAAGCATAAGGTCGTGGAGCAGTCGTCGCCGAGTAAGCAAAACCGCAGGAGTGTCTATGCCAGTGGCTTCGGCTGAGGATTTACCGGCCGTTTCTTGGGATTCTTGGAAGCCCGAGAAGACCACGGTGGCTCCGTCACTAAGTGACGTCATTTGGCCTGCAGCAG GAGCGTTTGCGGCTATGGCGATAATGGGAAGGATAGATCAAATGCTAAACCCTAAAGGGATCTCAATGTCAGTTGCACCACTTGGTGCCGTTTCTGCCATTCTCTTCACCACTCCTTCTGCACCTGCTGCTAGG AAATACAATATATTCATGGCTCAAATAGGATGTGCAGCCATTGGAGTGTTGgccttttctatttttgggCCGGGTTGGCTCTCCCGCAGCACAGCTCTCGCCGCTTCCATTGCATTTATGGTCATTGCTCGTGCTAATCATCCTCCTG CGGCGAGTTTACCACTACTGTTCATTGACGGAGCAAAGTTACAAAAGTTGAACTTTTGGTACGTATTATTTCCAGGTGCAGCGGCTTGCGTCCTCCTCTGCTTCCTC CAAGAGATCGTGTGTTACTTGAAGAAAAACTTGAAATTTTGA
- the LOC108820305 gene encoding E3 ubiquitin-protein ligase SIS3 has protein sequence MAMRGVDFKWYDGFFLSMLATSVIIVAINWKRYHACQYPLHIWIVVDYTTVFIFRVLMFVDNGLAAGLGLDFGSQQRNIGFCGRVVVLSILSLLLYPFLWAWTVIGTIWFTRARSCLPEEGQKWGFLIWLIFSYSGLLCIACICVGKWLARRQVHVLRAQQGIPSSEFGILVDMIRVPDWAFEAAGQEMRGISQDAAAYHPGLYLTPAQTEAVEALIQELPKFRLKAVPDDCGECLICLEEFHIGHEVRGLPCAHNFHVECIDQWLRLNVKCPRCRCSVFPDLDLSALSNLQSSSTQQPPQGENTETTEARYIRSQPQSESYFLRVQSLIHPVHTDTALETAENGGVPPVLAGRSPSRR, from the exons atggCGATGAGAGGTGTCGATTTCAAGTG GTACGATGGGTTCTTCTTGTCGATGCTCGCAACTAGTGT AATCATTGTAGCTATCAATTGGAAGAGATACCATGCCTGCCAATACCCCTTGCATATATGGATCGTG GTTGATTACACCACCGTCTTTATCTTCCGCGTCTTAATGTTTGTTGACAATGGTCTTGCTGCTGGGCTTGGCTT GGATTTTGGAAGTCAACAGCGGAACATTGGGTTTTGTGGGAGAGTGGTGGTGCTCTCTATCCTATCTCTCCTTCTCTATCCGTTTCTGTGGGCTTGGACTGTTATCGGTACAATATGGTTTACAAGGGCAAGAAGCTGT TTACCTGAAGAAGGCCAAAAATGGGGTTTCCTCATTTGGCTGATATTCAGCTACTCTGGCCTCCTCTGCATTGCGTGCATCTGTGTCGGGAAG TGGTTGGCGCGAAGACAGGTGCACGTATTACGTGCTCAGCAGGGAATCCCGAGTTCAGAGTTCGGG ATTCTAGTTGACATGATAAGGGTCCCTGACTGGGCATTTGAAGCCGCGGGCCAAGAGATGAGAGGCATAAGTCAAGATGCTGCTGCATACCATCCTGGTCTTTACTTGACTCCTGCTCAG ACTGAAGCTGTCGAAGCACTTATTCAAGAGCTTCCAAAGTTCAGGTTAAAAGCTGTACCAGATGATTGCGGTGAATGCTTAATCTGCTTAGAGGAGTTCCATATCGGACATGAG GTTAGAGGTTTACCTTGCGCCCATAATTTCCATGTTGAGTGCATAGACCAGTGGCTGCGTTTAAACGTGAAATGTCCTCGGTGCCGGTGCTCAGTTTTTCCAGACCTTGATCTCAGCGCATTATCCAACCTCCAGAGCTCATCAACACAGCAGCCCCCACAGGGGGAGAACACGGAAACAACAGAAGCTCGGTACATAAGAAGCCAACCACAAAGCGAGAGCTACTTTTTGAGAGTTCAGTCTCTAATTCACCCAGTTCACACAGACACCGCTCTGGAGACCGCAGAGAACGGTGGGGTTCCTCCTGTCTTGGCTGGTCGATCTCCATCAAGGAGATGA
- the LOC108819576 gene encoding glutamyl-tRNA reductase 2, chloroplastic, giving the protein MAAISGAFVVSQPSLSSRQHHSPTMLGIRAFPMSNKTTGGLIRCEVSSSTVSALQQLKKSSIDRYTKERSSIVVIGLSVHTAPLEMREKLSIPVAEWPLAISELCALNHIEEAAVLSTCNRMEIYVLALSHHRGVREVTQWMSKRSGIPVSDICHHWFLLYNNDATQHLFEVSAGLDSLVLGEGQILSQVKQVREKLRSGFGMVIPGLFEKAITAGKRARAGTGIASGAVSVSSAAVELALTKLPPGYASSSAMMLVVGAGKMGKLVIKHLVARGCTRMVVVNRSQERVAAIQEEMPSGVEIIYKPLDEMLACAAEASVIFTSTASETPLFLKEHVESLHLTGAPRLFVDISVPRNVGSCVAELDGARVYNVDDLKEVVAANKEDRARKAMEAQDIIREESRKFEAWRDSLQTVPTIKKLRRKIDRIRAVSVEKFMSKYGKDMDKKTKEAVEDLTRGMVNKILHGPMKHLRCDDTENRRLHETLENMEALNRMFELELELLEEKIRAKMEQK; this is encoded by the exons ATGGCGGCTATTTCTGGTGCATTTGTTGTTAGCCAGCCGTCGTTATCATCGAGACAACACCATTCTCCGACCATGTTAGGCATTCGTGCTTTTCCGATGAGCAACAAGACAACTGGAGGTCTGATCCGTTGCGAGGTTTCTTCATCAACGGTCTCGGCTCTTCAGCAGCTTAAGAAGTCCTCCATTGACA gATACACAAAGGAGAGAAGCAGCATTGTTGTGATTGGTCTTAGCGTCCACACTGCTCCTTTAGAGATGCGTGAGAAGCTTTCCATTCCTGTTGCTGAATGGCCTCTTGCTATCTCTGAGTTGTGCGCTTTGAACCATATCGAAGAAGCTGCTGTTCTCTCTACCTGTAACCGTATGGAGATTTATGTCTTGGCCCTCTCTCACCACCGTGGTGTCAGAGAAGTCACCCAATGGATGTCCAAG AGAAGTGGAATCCCAGTTTCTGACATCTGTCACCACTGGTTTCTTCTGTACAACAATGACGCCACGCAACATCTGTTTGAAGTCTCAGCTGGTCTCGACTCTCTTGTCCTAGGAGAAGGTCAGATACTCTCACAGGTTAAACAAGTCAGAGAAAAACTACGAAGTGGGTTTGGTATGGTCATCCCTGGGCTGTTTGAAAAGGCTATTACCGCTGGGAAGCGTGCCAGAGCAGGGACGGGTATCGCCTCTGGGGCTGTTTCCGTTAGCTCTGCTGCCGTCGAGCTTGCTCTCACCAAGCTTCCACCAGGATATGCATCCTCCTCTGCTATGATGCTGGTTGTTGGCGCAGGAAAGATGGGGAAGCTTGTGATCAAGCACCTGGTTGCTAGAGGTTGCACTAGAATGGTTGTTGTGAACCGGAGCCAAGAGAGAGTTGCAGCTATTCAAGAGGAGATGCCATCTGGCGTTGAGATCATTTATAAACCCCTTGATGAGATGCTAGCTTGTGCTGCAGAAGCCAGTGTAATCTTTACCAGCACAGCATCTGAGACACCATTGTTCTTGAAGGAGCACGTCGAGTCTCTCCATCTTACGGGTGCTCCGAGGCTCTTTGTTGATATCTCTGTTCCTAGAAACGTTGGATCTTGTGTTGCTGAATTAGACGGCGCGCGGGTTTACAACGTGGATGACCTCAAAGAAGTTGTTGCTGCCAACAAAGAAGACAGGGCGAGGAAAGCAATGGAAGCTCAGGATATAATAAGAGAGGAAAGTAGAAAGTTTGAAGCGTGGAGGGACTCTTTGCAGACGGTTCCAACAATCAAGAAACTAAGAAGAAAAATAGATAGAATCAGAGCTGTTTCGGTTGAAAAGTTCATGTCGAAATATGGGAAAGACATGGACAAGAAGACGAAGGAAGCAGTAGAGGATCTAACCCGAGGTATGGTGAACAAGATCCTGCACGGTCCAATGAAACACTTGAGATGCGATGACACTGAGAACAGACGGCTGCATGAGACGCTGGAGAACATGGAGGCTCTCAACAGAATGTTTGAACTCGAACTAGAGTTACTCGAGGAGAAGATCAGAGCAAAGATGGAAcagaaatag